The DNA sequence CATCGGCCATCAGCCGGCAGATCGCCACGCTGGAAGAACACCTGGGCGCGGCGCTGTTCGAGCGCCATGCTCGCGGCATGGTGCCCAGTTCGGCGGGCGAAGTGCTCGCTGCCTACGCCTACAAGGCGGCACAGGATGCTGATCGGGTCGCCAAGGAAATCCAGGCCCTCAGTGGACTGAAGACCGGGCTGATCCGGCTTTGCAGCACCGAAGGCATGGCGATGGAATTCGTGCCGCGCGCCATGCTCGACTTCCAGAAGCGCTACCCGGGCGTGCAGTTCGAGCTGGATGTCGGCGAAACCTTCGACGTATCGCGCCGCCTGCGCGAAGGCGATGCCGACGTCGGGCTGACCTTCGCCCGGGTCGCCGAAAAAGACATCAAGGTGGAATACAGCCAGCGCTCGGCGATCATGGCGGTCATGCGGCCCACGCACCCGTTGTCGGGCGCCGAACGGGTCACGCTGCAGCAGATGGCGGCGTATCCGCTGGCCTTGCCGCCGGTCAGCACCACCATCCGGCAGCTCTTCGATATTGCCTGCAGCGCGCGCGCCATCGCCATCGTGCCGGCCCTGTGCAGCAACAGTGCGTCGGCGGTGTATGACTTCGTGGCCAACAGCGATGCCATCACCCTGTCAGGGCGGGTCGCCGTCAGCCACCGCATGTCCGCCGGCACGCTGGCTGCGGTGCCCGTACGGGAACGCGGCATGGCGCAGCGTGACATCGAGATCCAGACCCTGGCCGGCCGCAGCCTGCCAGGACTTGTCCAGGAATTCG is a window from the Pigmentiphaga litoralis genome containing:
- a CDS encoding LysR family transcriptional regulator → MDSRPLQETGVRYFLEVVRCGSITAASERLNVGASAISRQIATLEEHLGAALFERHARGMVPSSAGEVLAAYAYKAAQDADRVAKEIQALSGLKTGLIRLCSTEGMAMEFVPRAMLDFQKRYPGVQFELDVGETFDVSRRLREGDADVGLTFARVAEKDIKVEYSQRSAIMAVMRPTHPLSGAERVTLQQMAAYPLALPPVSTTIRQLFDIACSARAIAIVPALCSNSASAVYDFVANSDAITLSGRVAVSHRMSAGTLAAVPVRERGMAQRDIEIQTLAGRSLPGLVQEFVSFLATRLAPLG